AAAAACATGATTGGCCGCAACGAGGCTTCCAGCGCCGGTCATATTTTCGACAATCACGGTGGGATTTCCCGGAATATGTTTGTCGATATGTCGAGTGAGGGCTCTGCTATAAAGGTCGAAGCCTCCACCAGGACCGGCGCCAACGACTATTCGGAGGGTTTTGCCGCGATAAAATTGCTCTTGCGCGGACGCCGTCGCAGCAAAAAAAACTGTCAGGCAAAGGGCCAGCCAACAATGATGTAACTTCATAGTTTTTTCTTTATCGATGAAGCCTCTCTCTGACAGCGACCTTCGCGAAATTATGCGAAGCAGGCGGTAATGTCAAATAAACGGCGGTAGTTTGAGTTAGAACGAGCTTTCAGACATATTTGAGACCTACGGCAGAAAGTCGAAGGAAGTCGACACCGAAAGAGAGTCAAGAGTTCGATGTGGAAGCGAGGCAATTTGAAATCTTGCGCGGTAGTGATTCTACCTATCGTCTTACTGTTGTCGTCCGCGCTTTCACGTGCCCAAGAGAAATCTGCCCCAGAAAAAGTCCGCATCGCCATCGCCACCAGCTCGATGGCCTTTCTCGTGCCCTTCGTCGCCAAGGACCGCGGCTTTTATCTGAAGCATGGCTCGGAAGTCGAGCTGATCGTCATGCGGCCCAACATCGCCATGGCCGCGCTGCTCGGCGGTGACATCGACTACGCCGAGCTGATCGGCTCGGTGATCCGCTCGGCGGCGCGCAACCTGCCGGTGCGCGCGGTGTCGACCAGCATCAAGGCGCCATTTTTCAGCATCATCGCCCAGAACAAGTTCAAGACTCCCACGGACCTCAAAGGCGCTATCGTCGGCCTCACCTCCATCGGCGGCACCAACCATGTGAGCACGCGCATCACCATGCGCCAGTTCGGCCTCGAACTCGAAAAAGACATAAAGATCCTCGCCATCGGCGAAGAAAAGCTGATGTACGACACCTTCAAGATGGGCCGGGTCGATGCCGTGGTCCTGGCACCGCCCTTTTCAGTGCAGCTCAAGCGTGAAGGATTTCCGGTCCTGGCCCAAACCTCCGACCATGTCGTGATCCCCTTTTCCGGCCTCGGCACCACGCTCGATAAACTAAAAAGCAATCGCGCTCAAGCCAAGAAAGTCTTGAAAGCCGAGATCGAAGCGCTGCGCTACATCCACGGCAACGCCGCGGGGACCATCGATGTCATCCGCAAACGCTTCAACATGGACGAAAAGCTCGCCCGCGAATCCTACGAAGTCGTCGTCAACTCGTTCAGCAAAGACGGCCGCGTCCCCCTCGACGGCGTCGACATCCTCCTGCAAATCGAAAAAGACCAGAAGTTAATCCCAGCAACGGTAACCCCGCAGATGGTCGTCGAGGCGTCGCTCGCAGAAGAAGTTCTGAAAGAGTTAGGCGGGAAATAGGCGACCCGACAAATAGTTCACGAGCTGAACGATGATCATTCAGCTCGTGAACAGATTTTCGATACCTGCACCAAACCGGCAAGCTCACCCCAGTTTATTCACCCGCACCCGCTGCTGTGCGCGTTTCTCGCCGGTTTCGTAATGGTCGCCTTTGACAGCCGCTTGCGCGTCCTGCTCGTCTTCATCGGACCACAAACCTAAATCATAGCCGTGCCACGGATCCTGTGGTTGCAACTTGGGCAATTCCAAGCGCTCCCAGAGTTGCTTGGCGCGCTCCATGTATTCCTTCTTCGGCAACGACACCGGCGGGTAGGCCCACTTGCGCGTCGCGTCCATCAGCATCGCCGAAGAACCGGCGATTTCATCCACCGACAAGCCTTGCTCGTGGCCCGGGGGAAAAACCGATGGATCCATCTGCGGCGTGCGGTTGCGAATGATCAGCACGTCGCGATGCGGCTGCATGCGAAACGCCATAGCCCAAAAAAGCGAATCGAGATTGCGCGGGTTGATATCCTCGTCGACGGCGATAACCATCTTCCCGGTCGCCGGATTGTAACCGACCATGCTATGCAGCGCCTGCCAGACATGGGCCTGGTTGATCTTCTTCATCTTGATGACGCAGATCTGACGCACCGCGATGCTGTGAAACGCCACTTCGATAATGCCGGGGATGTTGCACTGATCGCGTAGGAAGCGCAGATAGTTTCCCTCCGCCGAAACCTGGCGCATAACGCTCGATTCGCTGGGCGGCATTTGGCTGATGATCGTCGCAAGAATCGGATTTTTGCGATGCGTGACACATTTTACTTCGAAGTAAGGGTTCAATAATTTCTCGGCGATGTAGCCAGTCGATTCGCCAAAGGGCGCTTCCGGTTCGAGAAACTCCGTGGAGATTTCACCCTCGATGACAATCTCGGCATTGGCGGGAACCAGCACATCGTTGGTTTTACACTTTACAACTTCAATGGCTGCGCCTGCCAAGCCGCCGGCAACGTCGAGCTCGCTGACGTTGAAAGGAATGCGCGACGGCGCCGTGTATGCCACGCAGGGAGGCGCGCCGATCACCAACGCCGCCGGCAGCGGCACGCCGCGCTCTTGACACTTGCGCCAGTGATAGCCGCCATGATTGCTCGAGCTCAGGAACACGCCGGTGCGGGTCGGGCTTTTGATGTGGCCGCGGTAGTTGCCGATATTGATGATGCCGGTTTCGATATCCTTGGTGAACCAGTGCGACGCGGTGGTAAACGGCGCGCAATCGTAGCCCGGCGTGGAAATCGGAATGGGAAATTCGCTAAGCGCGCCGTGCTCCATCAGCGATGCGCCCATATGAACTTCTTCCTGCACCGGCGCTTTCTCGACGACCTTGGGTGGAATCGGATTCTGCTGCGCCTTCGACCAACGGTCGACAATTTCTTCCGGCGCGCACTGCAAGCCGAAGCCATAGATCTGCCGCGATGCCGCCAGACTCCCGCACACCACCGGAATATCGTACTTGCGCCCCTTGGCATCAACGACGTTGGTGAAGATGAACGCGCGCCGCTCTTCTTCTGACAGACCGCGAAACTGCCAGCGCACCAGCGGCATCAGCTCGGTGTCTTTATTGATCTGCTCGTCGATCTTGACCAGCAGGCCGGCTTTATCGAGCGCGGCGATATGTTCTCTTAAGTCTTTGAAATAACCCATGAAAGTAGAATCCTTGTAAAATAGGCCGCGATTACTGCCCGAGAATCCCGTTGTCCCGCAGCTCCCGTTCAAGTTTCACGATCTCCTCCTTGGGCATCTGCTCAGTATCCCACTTGGGAAACCGCTTCACGGCAAGGCCTCGCATACGATAGACCTCTTGCAGCGGCGCGCGGCCCCACTTGCGCAGCCGCGCGGCGACGATGCGCGCTGCGGTGTCGACTTTTTTCTGCGCCTCGACCGCGCTCGGATAATCCTTCCTATCAAGGGAGTTGAATAAATCGACGCACAACTCGGGCACGAAACTTGTCGGCGGATTGATCATGCCGGCGAGGCCGAAAGGCACGAGTCCGAATAGATCGGCATTGCCCGTGAACACCGACACATCCGGCAGGAGGCGCACGTATTCGAGCAGCGCGCCCTGGCCATAGGCGACTTTGATGCCCTTCAATGCTGGCACCTGTTCTTTCATGCGCACGGCAAAGCCTGGGGGAATGGAGATGCCGGAGTATTTGGGATTCTCATAGATATAAATAGGCAGCGACACTGCTTTGTGCACCATCTTGTAATGCGCCATGATCTCGAACTCGGTGTGATCGGAATAGTAATACGGCGGCACAATCGCCACCGCGTTCGCCCCATGCTGCGCCGCGTGCTCGGCTAACTCCGTAGTGCTCCACGCATCGGCCGTGCCGATGTGAATGATGACAGGCACGCGCTTCTTCGCCTGATCAAGCGCGACAGCCGCAGTCTGCTTGCGTTCGTCAATGGTCATCGCCGGCCCTTGTCCGGTCGACCCGGCAACGAACAACCCCTGCACTCCCGCCTTGATATGAAAGTCGACGATCTGGCGCATCATCTGTTCGTCGACACGCACTTTCTCGTCGAACGGTGTGATCACCGGCAGTAAAACCCCACGAATCATGATTTCCTCCAGCCAATTTCAGAAAATTTTCCACTGTCCATTTTCAATTATCAATTAATTTTCTAACTCCCACCGCCGTATCAAGCGCCGTCGTGCCACTCTTCATGTCCGTCGGCAGCGCTCCCTTCGGCGTGCCGCCCTGCTGCGCGGTCTCGATGGCGTCCAAGACGATGTTGCGAAACTTGATCACACCGCGATCGGACGTGCCAAGCTGCTCGCTGCGCTCGCCGAGCAAACCTTGGGTGCCCTGGGTCATGATATCTTCTTTGCGCACGTTGCCTTTGTACGGCATGAATTTTCTTTTGTCGTAAGGCTTAACTTCCTGGATCGGCGTTTCCTTGGCGCGCATCTCTTTCAAGCGCGCAAAGAAATTTTCCTCAGGTCCCCGATAATTGTCAGCGGTAAACAGCATGAAATGATCGTCGTCGTTGGGCGTGACGAACATCCAGTGCTCGCAGCGCGAGCCCTCCTGGATCAGCGCCGCCGCGTCCATCTTGGCATGGACAAATTCGGTGTCGCCTACCTGCACGATCGCCGGCAGCGCGAGACTCATCTCGTCGATAAACTCCGTCCCCGGCCGCGGCCCCGGTTTGGTCATGACGACTTTCATGCCATAGGGCATGTCGACAAACTCGAAATGTGGCATATCAGTGTAGCTAAAAAAATGATCGCCCCACGACTGCTGGCCGTAGCCGGCGTGGCGGTGCAGCACGCAGACATGCACCGGGTCGGCGGAGTTTTCGAAGAAATTGAACCAGTTGTACTCGGCGTGGCGCACGGGCTCCACTTGCCGTTGCCCGCCGCGATCCTGCAACGGCGGATAAATCGGCAGCGGCGGCGGATTTTCACGCTCCGCGCCCAGGTAGGCAAAGATCAATCCACCCTGCTCGCGCACAGGATAAGCAAGGTGCTTCACCTTCTGTGGAAATTTAGAATCCTTGGGCTCGCCCGGCATTTCCAAACATTGTCCGCGCACGTTGAACAGCCAACCGTGATAGGGACAGCGGATGCCGCCATCTTCGATGTCGCCATACTCGAGCGACGTCCCGCGATGCGGGCAGTTCTGACCAACCAGCCCTAGTTGCCCATTGCCATCGCGAAACAATATAAGATCCTCGCCCAGCACCCGCACCGCCTGCGGGATGTCATATAACTCCTGGGTCGTGCCGACGGCGATCCAGTAGCGGCGAAACCAGTCTCCCGCCGGTGTGCCGGGGCCAACGCGGGGAATATCCGCAATCTTAAGCTTTTTGTTCCTTCCTCGCTTCGCACTTTTCGTCGTGTTCATAACCCACTTCCTAGGCGGTTGACCGGTCTCAGTGGTTCAAGACTTTAACCCGTACT
This region of Deltaproteobacteria bacterium genomic DNA includes:
- a CDS encoding ABC transporter substrate-binding protein — encoded protein: MWKRGNLKSCAVVILPIVLLLSSALSRAQEKSAPEKVRIAIATSSMAFLVPFVAKDRGFYLKHGSEVELIVMRPNIAMAALLGGDIDYAELIGSVIRSAARNLPVRAVSTSIKAPFFSIIAQNKFKTPTDLKGAIVGLTSIGGTNHVSTRITMRQFGLELEKDIKILAIGEEKLMYDTFKMGRVDAVVLAPPFSVQLKREGFPVLAQTSDHVVIPFSGLGTTLDKLKSNRAQAKKVLKAEIEALRYIHGNAAGTIDVIRKRFNMDEKLARESYEVVVNSFSKDGRVPLDGVDILLQIEKDQKLIPATVTPQMVVEASLAEEVLKELGGK
- a CDS encoding UbiD family decarboxylase; translated protein: MGYFKDLREHIAALDKAGLLVKIDEQINKDTELMPLVRWQFRGLSEEERRAFIFTNVVDAKGRKYDIPVVCGSLAASRQIYGFGLQCAPEEIVDRWSKAQQNPIPPKVVEKAPVQEEVHMGASLMEHGALSEFPIPISTPGYDCAPFTTASHWFTKDIETGIINIGNYRGHIKSPTRTGVFLSSSNHGGYHWRKCQERGVPLPAALVIGAPPCVAYTAPSRIPFNVSELDVAGGLAGAAIEVVKCKTNDVLVPANAEIVIEGEISTEFLEPEAPFGESTGYIAEKLLNPYFEVKCVTHRKNPILATIISQMPPSESSVMRQVSAEGNYLRFLRDQCNIPGIIEVAFHSIAVRQICVIKMKKINQAHVWQALHSMVGYNPATGKMVIAVDEDINPRNLDSLFWAMAFRMQPHRDVLIIRNRTPQMDPSVFPPGHEQGLSVDEIAGSSAMLMDATRKWAYPPVSLPKKEYMERAKQLWERLELPKLQPQDPWHGYDLGLWSDEDEQDAQAAVKGDHYETGEKRAQQRVRVNKLG
- a CDS encoding dihydrodipicolinate synthase family protein yields the protein MIRGVLLPVITPFDEKVRVDEQMMRQIVDFHIKAGVQGLFVAGSTGQGPAMTIDERKQTAAVALDQAKKRVPVIIHIGTADAWSTTELAEHAAQHGANAVAIVPPYYYSDHTEFEIMAHYKMVHKAVSLPIYIYENPKYSGISIPPGFAVRMKEQVPALKGIKVAYGQGALLEYVRLLPDVSVFTGNADLFGLVPFGLAGMINPPTSFVPELCVDLFNSLDRKDYPSAVEAQKKVDTAARIVAARLRKWGRAPLQEVYRMRGLAVKRFPKWDTEQMPKEEIVKLERELRDNGILGQ
- a CDS encoding Rieske 2Fe-2S domain-containing protein, which produces MNTTKSAKRGRNKKLKIADIPRVGPGTPAGDWFRRYWIAVGTTQELYDIPQAVRVLGEDLILFRDGNGQLGLVGQNCPHRGTSLEYGDIEDGGIRCPYHGWLFNVRGQCLEMPGEPKDSKFPQKVKHLAYPVREQGGLIFAYLGAERENPPPLPIYPPLQDRGGQRQVEPVRHAEYNWFNFFENSADPVHVCVLHRHAGYGQQSWGDHFFSYTDMPHFEFVDMPYGMKVVMTKPGPRPGTEFIDEMSLALPAIVQVGDTEFVHAKMDAAALIQEGSRCEHWMFVTPNDDDHFMLFTADNYRGPEENFFARLKEMRAKETPIQEVKPYDKRKFMPYKGNVRKEDIMTQGTQGLLGERSEQLGTSDRGVIKFRNIVLDAIETAQQGGTPKGALPTDMKSGTTALDTAVGVRKLIDN